From Macrobrachium rosenbergii isolate ZJJX-2024 chromosome 17, ASM4041242v1, whole genome shotgun sequence, one genomic window encodes:
- the LOC136847748 gene encoding phosphotriesterase-related protein, with protein MKGKVQTVCGVVDPDVLGKTLTHEHLFMQFDVAYTPAREHEKQLEQCEFSMENLGWIRQNPYSHKSNIKFNDPSTTAAIANEMATYKKFGGGTIVENSTKGLNRNVNFMRELSKNHGVHIIAGTGYYVNAAQDKQTLKESVEEMADFMAKELTVGSEECADIKCGIIGEIGCSWPLYDFERRVIKATGETQSATGCPVMFHPGRHHEAPEEILRLYSEAGGSVSKMVIGHLDRTIHELDALLEFASLGSFCEYDLFGIETSHYALNPAVDMPSDAQRIARIRHLIDNGFGEKILLAHDIHTKHRLVAFGGHGFTHIFNNVVPKMLDRGITQDAIDRMLIHNPKNWLAFAK; from the exons ATGAAAGGAAAGGTTCAAACAG tatgcgGCGTGGTGGACCCCGATGTTTTGGGCAAGACTCTTACCCATGAGCATCTCTTCATGCAGTTCGACGTTGCCTACACGCCCGCAAGAGAGCACGAAAAACAATTGGAACAGTGCGAGTTCTCCATGGAAAACCTGGGCTGGATCAGGCAGAACCC GTACAGCCACAAGTCGAACATCAAGTTCAATGATCCTTCGACAACGGCTGCAATAGCAAATGAAATGGCCACCTACAAGAAGTTTGGCGGAGGAACCATCGTTGAAAACAGCACAAAAGGACTGAACAGAAACGTCAACTTCATGAGAGAATTGTCCAAAAACCACGGTGTCCACATCATAGCTGGGACAG GTTACTATGTCAATGCGGCTCAAGACAAACAGACTTTGAAAGAATCTGTGGAGGAAATGGCGGACTTCATGGCGAAGGAGCTCACTGTTGGCAGCGAGGAATGTGCTGACATCAAATGCGGGATCATTGGTGAAATAGGCTGCTCATGGCCTCTGTATG ACTTTGAACGTCGTGTCATTAAGGCGACGGGTGAAACCCAGTCCGCCACTGGATGCCCAGTGATGTTTCACCCGGGTCGTCATCACGAAGCACCCGAGGAGATCCTGCGTCTTTACTCCGAGGCGGGTGGCTCTGTCAGCAAGATGGTGATTGGGCATCTAGATc GCACTATCCACGAATTGGACGCGCTGTTGGAATTTGCGTCTCTGGGTAGCTTCTGCGAGTACGACCTCTTCGGCATCGAGACCTCGCACTACGCGCTGAATCCTGCCGTGGACATGCCCTCGGATGCCCAGAGGATCGCTCGCATTAGGCACCTCATAGACAACGGTTTTGGAGAGAAGATTCTCTTGGCTCATGACATCCACACCAAACATCGCCTG GTAGCTTTTGGCGGCCATGGGTTCACCCACATATTCAACAACGTAGTCCCGAAAATGCTGGATCGAGGCATCACACAGGATGCTATTGACAGAATGCTTATTCACAACCCTAAAAACTGGCTTGCTTTTGCGAAGTAA
- the LOC136847749 gene encoding selenoprotein S-like, whose product MGDVEQLIAEPEEGDFNQDVDGLHPSSLNQQNPWFISQVITSITSTIEANGWYILGLLILLYIVKINLQPKISAWRRKREEAEELAAVHKDPDRYLERELALDKARQKLQQQYNQNAEQWIEKQKELEEKKRREKVEDWERHERGEGYRNKSRNTASAAAAPASNASSATGDKKSGKPKLRPEYNPMTGDIGGGSCRWRPDRPGPSGGG is encoded by the exons ATGGGGGATGTAGAGCAGTTAATAGCGGAGCCTGAGGAGGGGGATTTCAATCAAGATGTAGATGGCCTTCACCCATCCAGCTTGAATCAGCAGAATCCTTGGTTCATCTCTCAAGTGATAACATCAA TCACATCAACGATTGAAGCCAATGGATGGTATATTTTAGGTCTTTTGATCTTGCTTTATATAGTAAAGATCAATTTACAACCCAAAATTTCTGCttggaggagaaaaagggaagaggCAGAAGAATTAGCTGCTGTTCATAAAG ATCCAGACAGGTATCTGGAAAGAGAGTTGGCACTTGATAAAGCAAGACAAAAACTCCAGCAGCAATACAATCAGAATGCTGAGCAGTGGattgaaaaacagaaagag TTAGAAGAGAAGAAACGTCGAGAAAAAGTAGAAGACTGGGAACGTCATGAGAGAGGTGAAGGATACAGGAACAAATCAAGAAATACAGCAAGTGCTGCAGCAGCTCCTGCATCTAATGCCAGTAGCGCAACAGGTGACAAGAAGAGTGGGAAACCCAAACTTCGACCAG AATATAATCCTATGACTGGAGACATAGGAGGTGGATCGTGTAGATGGAGACCTGATAGGCCAGGACCTTCTGGAGGAGGATGA